One window of Papaver somniferum cultivar HN1 chromosome 9, ASM357369v1, whole genome shotgun sequence genomic DNA carries:
- the LOC113312905 gene encoding uncharacterized protein LOC113312905, with amino-acid sequence MNANIVNRNIRGEGDASKRAIINEALLRSKPNVVVLQETKTEVITQSFCRKLWNKNEVQFCYVPSQGASGGMCIMWLEDEYELLDTLEDQYTLSCMFKSRRDVTKWFVTGVYAPNDRVRRRRVWRDIASVLGVWDIPGCIVGDFDTIRFVEEKNKDITANRVNSKWEEMFPDTTQSARPRPTSDHYPLLLNTHGITVGHLPFKFEIMWMEDNSLYDLIKGWWEGYEVSGNPGYIFWKKLQLLKGDLKKWNWTHFGSTKRVMDDILANIHIIDQKDEAREATLEDRLDRINLKNDFKKWARLEALRLKSKAKDKWVDEGDNNTGYFHRCANQRRRRNFISCLVIDGVLQDDNTVIKGHIDDYYTGLYKENSSQRPFMEDVRFSSISPDENSRLERPITEEEILGTIQEMEHDKAPGPDGYPIEVFTRYWRIL; translated from the exons ATGAATGCAAACATTGTTAATCGGAACATTAGGGGGGAAGGGGATGCGAGTAAGAGGGCTATTATTAATGAAGCATTATTGAGAAGTAAACCAAATGttgttgttttacaagaaactaaGACAGAGGTTATTACACAAAGTTTTTGTAGAAAATTATGGAACAAGAATGAAGTTCAGTTTTGTTATGTTCCATCGCAAGGGGCTTCAGGTGGTATGTGCATCATGTGGTTGGAAGATGAGTATGAATTATTAGACACATTAGAAGATCAGTATACTCTTTCATGTATGTTTAAATCTAGAAGGGATGTGACGAAATGGTTTGTTACTGGGGTATATGCACCAAATGATAGAGTGCGGAGAAGGAGAGTTTGGAGGGATATTGCTAGTGTTTTGGGAGTCTGGGATATACCGGGGTGTATTGTAGGAGATTTCGACACAATTCGCTTTGTCGAGGAGAAGAACAAAGATATTACCGCTAACAGAG TTAATAGCAAATGGGAGGAGATGTTTCCTGACACCACACAAAGCGCAAGACCTAGACCCACTTCTGATCACTACCCATTGCTACTTAATACTCATGGGATTACTGTTGGTCACTTACCTTTCAAGTTTGAGATCATGTGGATGGAAGACAACTCACTTTATGATTTGATCAAGGGGTGGTGGGAAGGGTATGAAGTTTCTGGAAATCCGGGGTACATCTTCTGGAAGAAATTACAATTGCTCAAGGGAGATTTAAAGAAATGGAACTGGACACATTTTGGCAGTACTAAGAGAGTGATGGATGACATTTTGGCCAACATTCATATTATTGATCAGAAGGATGAAGCTCGTGAAGCGACATTGGAGGATAGATTGGATAGAATCAACCTTAAAAACGACTTTAAAAAATGGGCTAGACTAGAGGCTTTGAGGCTGAAAAGTAAGGCGAAAGACAAGTGGGTGGACGAGGGCGATAACAATACTGGGTATTTTCATAGGTGTGCGAACCAGAGGAGAAGGCGGAACTTCATTAGTTGTTTGGTAATTGATGGGGTATTACAGGATGATAATACTGTAATTAAGGGCCACATTGATGATTATTATACTGGGTTGTACAAGGAAAATAGTTCTCAGAGACCATTTATGGAGGATGTTCGCTTCTCATCAATCTCTCCGGACGAAAATTCCAGATTAGAAAGACCAATTACCGAGGAAGAAATTCTGGGAACTATTCAGGAAATGGAGCATGATAAGGCTCCGGGACCTGATGGGTATCCAATAGAGGTGTTCACTAGATATTGGAGGATTTTATGA
- the LOC113312906 gene encoding uncharacterized protein LOC113312906, whose product MYGYKDEQNEVGWVMKLDVEKAYDKVNWNYLLKVMERMGFGFTWRNWIRSCISHAHFSVLVNGVPGVNFRSSRGLRQGDPLSPFLFTMVMEGFCRMIARAEENGCLYLFKVTLDGPVVSHLLFADETLLFSADKSKVYILLGQF is encoded by the coding sequence ATGTATGGATACAAGGATGAACAAAATGAAGTTGGATGGGTGATGAAGTTGGATGTGGAGAAAGCGTATGATAAGGTGAACTGGAATTATCTACTTAAGGTAATGGAGAGGATGGGGTTTGGTTTTACTTGGAGGAATTGGATTCGTTCTTGCATATCACATGCACACTTTTCTGTCTTGGTTAATGGGGTGCCAGGTGTTAATTTTAGAAGCTCTAGGGGACTTAGGCAAGGGGACCCCTTGTCTCCATTCTTATTCACCATGGTCATGGAAGGGTTCTGTCGGATGATCGCTAGAGCTGAAGAAAATGGTTGTTTATATTTATTTAAGGTCACTCTGGATGGACCTGTTGTTTCGCACTTGCTTTTTGCTGACGAAACTTTACTCTTTAGCGCAGATAAGTCTAAAGTTTACATACTATTAGGGCAATTTTAA
- the LOC113309931 gene encoding protein ZINC INDUCED FACILITATOR-LIKE 1-like has protein sequence MENDNDHREALLKKNKVYYENCPGCKVDYRKDTQTGIPYKEFFFVWIVVLGTALPISSLFPFLYFMIRDFHIAKRVEDIGYYAGYVGSAYMFGRALTSYFWGVFADRYGRKPVIVFGTMIVLIFNTLFGLSTNFWMAISMRFLLGCLNGLLGPIKAYAIEVCRHEHQALALSLISTAWGVGLVIGPALGGFLAQPAEKYPNLFPQGSLFARFPYFLPCLCISAFAAVVLVVCCWLPETLHKHAGINEEAYGSDEKDIMQETDGIGSDSNESLFKNWPLMSSIIVYCVFSLHDMAYTEIFSLWAVSPRQYGGLSFTTENVGEILSVSGFGLLLFQLTIYPKVERILGHLTVSRISAVLAILLLSCYPSIAHLSGLSLTLLLNCASILKNVFSLSIITGLFILQNNAVSQHQRGAANGISMTGMSLFKAFGPAGGGALFSWGQSRRNASFLPGSEMVFFVLNIVEVVGLLMTFKPFLAIRQQHG, from the exons ATGGAGAATGATAATGATCACAGAGAAGCGTtactgaagaagaataaggtgtaTTATGAGAATTGTCCAGGTTGTAAGGTTGATTATAGAAAAGATACACAGACAGGGATACCTTACAAAGAGTTCTTTTTTGTATGGATAGTAGTGCTGGGAACTG CTCTACCAATATCGTCTCTATTTCCGTTCCTATATTTCATG ATAAGAGACTTCCATATTGCAAAGAGGGTTGAAGATATTGGATATTATGCAGGATATGTAG GAAGTGCATACATGTTTGGAAGAGCTTTGACATCTTATTTTTGGGGAGTCTTTGCTGATAGATATGGTCGAAAACCGGTCATAGTATTTGGCACCATGATAGT GCTTATCTTCAACACGTTATTTGGTCTTAGTACAAATTTTTGGATGGCAATTTCTATGAGGTTTCTTCTTGGATGCTTGAATGGTCTACTTGGCCCTATTAAG GCGTATGCTATTGAGGTCTGCCGTCATGAACACCAAGCATTGGCATTATCACTT ATTAGTACAGCATGGGGAGTGGGGTTGGTTATTGGTCCAGCTCTTGGGGGATTTCTTGCACAG CCTGCAGAAAAATATCCAAATTTATTTCCACAGGGATCTCTGTTTGCAAG ATTTCCGTACTTCCTACCTTGCCTCTGTATATCAGCATTCGCTGCAGTTGTTCTTGTAGTTTGTTGTTGGCTTCCT GAAACATTGCATAAACATGCTGGAATAAATGAAGAAGCATACGGGAGTGATGAAAAAGACATTATGCAAGAGACTGACGGGATAGGCTCAGATTCTAATGAAAGCCTATTTAAGAACTGGCCGTTAATGTCATCTATCATTGTATATTGTGTCTTCTCACTACATGACATGGCCTACACAGAG ATATTCTCACTGTGGGCTGTCAGCCCTAGGCAGTACGGTGGATTGAGCTTTACGACCGAGAATGTTGGTGAAATTCTATCAGTCTCAG gttttggacttCTACTGTTTCAACTTACTATATATCCAAAGGTCGAGAGAATTCTAGGACACCTAACGGTATCTCGCATTTCAGCG gttTTAGCTATACTCTTGTTGTCATGTTACCCATCAATAGCTCATCTATCGGGGCTCAGCCTTACGTTATTACTAAATTGTGCATCAATATTGAAGAACGTTTTCTCT CTGTCAATTATCACTGGGTTATTCATCCTACAAAACAACGCAGTG TCTCAACACCAACGGGGGGCTGCAAATGGAATCTCTATGACTGGGATGTCTCTTTTCAAAGCATTTGGTCCAGCTGGTGGCGGTGCTTT GTTTTCATGGGGACAATCACGAAGGAATGCTTCGTTTCTTCCAG GTAGTGAGATGGTTTTCTTTGTCCTAAATATAGTTGAAGTGGTTGGATTATTGATGACCTTCAAACCTTTTCTCGCAATCCGTCAACAACATGGATGA
- the LOC113313661 gene encoding protein ZINC INDUCED FACILITATOR-LIKE 1-like — translation MFGRALTSLLWGALADRYGRKPVILACCTTVIICNTLFGLCTNFWIAVAMRFLLGCFSGIFGPVQAYATEVCRKEYQALGLSFISTAWAIGLIVGPAIGGFLAQPAEKYPNVFTKDSLFARFPYFLPCLCISVCATAATIACCWLPETLHKHSAPNEESYEADHVTEKIQENEEVRSVTDSKGSLFTNWPLISCIVVYCIFSLHDMAYSEIFSLWAVSPRKFGGLSYTTEDVGEILSITGVGLFLFQLVIYPTIERTLGTLSVARAGAVLSIVLLSSYPFIAKLHGHNLYLIINTASVLKNIFATTIFTGLIIIQNNSVSQHQRGAANGISMTAMSLFKAFGPAGGGALFSLAQKRINASFLPGNYLIFFILNVNLVIGLVMTFRPFLALPGRSG, via the exons ATGTTTGGAAGAGCTTTAACGTCTCTGTTGTGGGGAGCCTTAGCTGACAGATACGGTCGTAAACCTGTTATACTCGCTTGCTGTACTACAGT GATTATATGCAACACTCTATTTGGTCTCTGTACAAACTTTTGGATAGCTGTTGCTATGAGATTTCTTCTTGGATGTTTCAGTGGTATATTCGGTCCAGTTCAG GCTTATGCTACTGAAGTTTGCCGGAAAGAATATCAAGCTTTAGGACTATCATTT ATTAGTACGGCATGGGCAATAGGGTTGATAGTTGGTCCTGCTATTGGAGGTTTCCTAGCACAG CCTGCAGAGAAATATCCAAATGTATTTACAAAAGATTCTCTTTTTGCAAG ATTTCCGTACTTTCTACCTTGCCTCTGTATATCAGTATGCGCAACGGCTGCAACTATAGCATGTTGTTGGCTTCCG GAAACATTGCACAAACATAGTGCACCAAATGAAGAATCGTATGAGGCTGATCATGTGACTGAAAAGATACAAGAGAATGAGGAAGTAAGATCAGTGACGGATTCTAAGGGAAGCCTTTTTACAAATTGGCCGCTAATCTCATGTATCGTTGTATATTGTATTTTCTCACTTCATGATATGGCCTACAGTGAG ATTTTCTCGTTATGGGCTGTAAGTCCTAGGAAGTTTGGTGGATTGAGTTACACCACTGAGGATGTTGGTGAAATCCTTTCAATCACAG GTGTTGGTCTTTTCCTCTTTCAACTTGTAATATATCCAACAATTGAGAGGACTCTGGGAACCCTCTCAGTAGCTCGCGCTGGGGCG GTTTTATCTATAGTATTGCTTTCAAGTTATCCGTTCATAGCTAAACTACATGGGCACAACCTTTACTTGATAATAAATACTGCATCAGTTTTAAAGAACATTTTCGCT ACTACTATCTTCACTGGCTTAATAATCATACAGAACAACTCAGTC TCTCAACACCAAAGAGGAGCTGCAAATGGAATTTCTATGACTGCCATGTCTCTTTTCAAAGCATTTGGTCCAGCCGGTGGTGGTGCTCT CTTTTCATTGGCACAAAAGCGTATAAATGCTTCCTTTTTACCTG GTAACTATTTGATTTTCTTCATCCTAAATGTGAATTTGGTGATTGGATTAGTCATGACTTTCAGGCCATTTCTCGCACTCCCTGGACGATCGGGATAA
- the LOC113309254 gene encoding uncharacterized protein LOC113309254, with amino-acid sequence MFPFQPPFPHLPNQIQMGGSNFSTPQQVMPSNQGVTNQSNFSNGFNPGVVAPYGIFSAMPNAHFLNVANPHPQMQNSHVGRPFPGSGPHNMNSVMTSPQCGNSQNFPQNTSQQGPLFMQNHNRPPFQSYPQAVMFNPYNQPMPMNQPTGYPRSQFVQIPVNPSQGLPHPCPNPLWGNQQMGFMNSSGVASQNAQGLHSFNPIPAAQNTSQKNSQGNKTNDGGKDASNISQKSFHNKKFTRNHQESGRGELPNPRFQKSKFQARENAKGNFKSNKGKGGKGPQNAGPGKSLLDNSVKHASEEHKRFPRPNYSEREIQQWREERKKNHPLRSNAEKKLADKRSEEAKRRRQQLKEILAKQVELGCDVAELPPNYLTDSEKEGRFQNKHNKRGRRGKQNRFSKKQKAGNGEDSVVQPDMCREPTLLQKLLSADIKRDRSHLLQVFRFMVTNSFFKDWPDTPLEFPLITIKEGESKGEISEEISSPILDHSNSILQGDEEDEDNDETKEESDTEEGELTE; translated from the exons ATGTTTCCTTTTCAACCCCCCTTTCCCCATCTTCCCAACCAAATACAAATGGGAGGAAGTAACTTCTCAACTCCACAACAG GTCATGCCATCCAATCAAGGTGTCACAAACCAATCAAATTTTTCTAATGGCTTCAATCCTGGAGTTGTGGCTCCGTATGGAATCTTTTCTGCCATGCCTAATGCCCACTTTCTGAATGTTGCTAACCCTCATCCACAAATGCAGAATAGCCATGTTGGGAGACCCTTTCCTGGTTCTGGTCCTCATAATATGAATTCTGTCATGACATCTCCACAATGTGGGAATTCTCAAAACTTTCCGCAGAATACTAGTCAGCAAGGGCCATTGTTTATGCAAAATCACAATAGACCACCCTTTCAGTCATATCCACAGGCAGTAATGTTTAATCCATACAATCAGCCTATGCCCATGAACCAACCTACTGGTTATCCACGGAGTCAGTTTGTACAAATCCCTGTCAATCCTTCTCAAGGTCTGCCTCATCCATGTCCAAATCCCTTGTGGGGGAACCAACAAATGGGTTTCATGAATTCCAGTGGAGTTGCATCGCAGAATGCACAAGGTCTGCATTCGTTTAACCCAATCCCAGCAGCTCAGAATACATCTCAAAAAAATTCACAG GGGAACAAAACTAATGACGGTGGAAAAGATGCCTCAAACATCAGCCAGAAAAGCTTTCACAAcaaaaaatttacaaggaatcaCCAGGAATCTGGTAGAGGAGAATTACCAAATCCAAG ATTTCAAAAATCCAAGTTTCAAGCCAGGGAAAATGCCAAGGGAAATTTCAAGTCCAACAAGGGAAAGGGAGGAAAAG GTCCACAAAATGCTGGTCCTGGAAAATCTCTACTGGATAATTCTGTCAAGCATGCTAGCGAGGAACATAAAAG aTTTCCCCGTCCAAACTACTCAGAACGAGAAATCCAGCAATGGcgtgaagaaagaaagaagaaccaTCCTCTGAGGTCCAATGCGGAGAAG AAGTTGGCTGATAAACGCTCTGAAGAGGCGAAAAGGCGGCGTCAG CAACTTAAGGAGATCCTTGCGAAGCAGGTCGAGTTAGGTTGTGATGTTGCTGAATTACCGCCAAATTATTTAACAGACTCTGAAAAGGAAGGAAGGTTTCAAAACAAGCacaacaaaagaggaagacgTGGCAAGCAAAACCGATTCTCCAAAAAGCAGAAGGCGGGGAACGGAGAAGATTCAGTTGTACAGCCTGATATGTGCAGGGAGCCAACCCTTCTTCAGAAACTTCTAAGTGCAGACATTAAGAGAGATAGGAGCCATCTTCTGCAAGTTTTCAGGTTTATGGTGACAAATTCTTTCTTCAAAGACTGGCCAGACACGCCATTAGAGTTTCCTTTGATCACCATTAAAGAAGGAGAGAGTAAAGGTGAGATCAGTGAAGAGATATCTTCTCCAATTCTGGATCATAGTAATTCTATATTAcaaggtgatgaagaagatgaggataATGACGAGACAAAGGAGGAATCCGACACTGAAGAGGGCGAACTCACAGAGTAG